In the Orenia marismortui DSM 5156 genome, one interval contains:
- a CDS encoding NAD+ synthase, whose amino-acid sequence MLNKDYDQMVDKLVEWIQKKVKQAGCNGVVVGLSGGIDSAVTATLCKKAFPENTFGVIMPCYSDPQDAKDAKLVAEKFAIPYQVVDLSTTFDQLLKSIEGRADVEKSMAVANIKPRLRMTTLYYYASIKNSLVVGTDNRSELKVGYFTKYGDGGIDIAPLGNLVKLEVREVASALGIPEKIITKDPSAGLWGGQTDEAEMGITYEELDKYILTGEATPRVKEIVDDLSSKNKHKLEAIPIPKF is encoded by the coding sequence ATGTTAAATAAAGATTATGATCAGATGGTTGATAAACTAGTAGAATGGATACAGAAGAAAGTTAAACAAGCTGGGTGTAATGGGGTAGTAGTTGGCTTAAGTGGAGGAATTGATTCTGCTGTAACAGCTACCTTATGTAAGAAGGCTTTCCCGGAGAATACCTTTGGCGTAATTATGCCTTGTTATAGTGATCCACAAGATGCTAAAGATGCTAAGTTGGTAGCTGAAAAATTTGCTATTCCATATCAGGTAGTTGATTTAAGTACTACTTTTGATCAGTTATTAAAGTCAATTGAAGGAAGAGCTGATGTAGAAAAGAGTATGGCTGTGGCAAATATTAAGCCAAGGTTGCGGATGACTACTCTTTATTATTATGCAAGTATAAAAAATAGTTTAGTAGTAGGAACTGATAATCGTAGTGAATTGAAAGTGGGCTATTTTACCAAGTATGGTGATGGTGGAATTGATATTGCTCCTTTAGGAAATTTAGTGAAATTAGAGGTTAGAGAAGTTGCAAGTGCTTTGGGGATTCCAGAGAAGATTATTACTAAAGATCCTTCTGCAGGTTTATGGGGAGGACAAACTGATGAAGCAGAAATGGGAATTACATATGAAGAATTAGATAAATATATCTTAACAGGAGAAGCTACTCCTAGAGTAAAAGAGATTGTTGACGACTTATCCTCTAAGAACAAACATAAATTAGAAGCAATTCCTATTCCTAAATTTTAG
- a CDS encoding ECF transporter S component, whose amino-acid sequence MKITVRQLTIIGILGAISLLLGSTPLGFIPVPTPAGSATIMHIPVIIGAIMEGPVVGGFVGLIFGLFSFLRGGAVLFSDPVIAILPRILIGIFSAYSYKMVKNRIGGAGIAAIIGTLTNTVGVLSLAVVKNYLPNWETALTIAITHGLAEVVLAVLITVAIAKGLDRARLD is encoded by the coding sequence TTGAAAATAACAGTAAGGCAGTTAACTATTATAGGTATATTAGGAGCAATCTCTTTATTATTAGGTTCGACACCATTAGGATTTATTCCGGTTCCAACTCCAGCAGGTTCTGCTACTATTATGCATATACCAGTTATTATTGGGGCTATTATGGAAGGTCCTGTTGTTGGGGGGTTTGTAGGATTGATTTTTGGATTGTTTAGCTTTTTAAGGGGTGGAGCTGTATTATTTTCAGATCCAGTAATAGCTATTCTGCCAAGAATATTAATTGGGATTTTTTCTGCTTATAGCTATAAAATGGTTAAAAACAGAATAGGTGGAGCGGGTATTGCTGCTATAATTGGTACCTTGACCAATACTGTAGGAGTATTATCTTTAGCTGTAGTAAAAAATTATTTACCGAATTGGGAAACTGCTTTGACGATTGCAATCACCCATGGATTAGCAGAAGTAGTTTTAGCTGTATTAATTACAGTAGCAATAGCTAAAGGTTTAGATAGAGCTAGATTGGATTAA
- the panD gene encoding aspartate 1-decarboxylase encodes MMRMMYKSKIHRARVTEANLNYVGSITIDEELMEAANILPNEKVQVVNNNNGERLETYVIPGERGSGVICLNGAAARKAELGDVLIIISYVLIDDKEAKEIKPKIVFVDENNKIK; translated from the coding sequence ATGATGAGGATGATGTATAAATCTAAGATTCATCGAGCCAGGGTAACAGAGGCTAACTTAAATTATGTTGGTAGTATTACTATTGATGAAGAATTAATGGAGGCAGCTAATATATTGCCTAATGAAAAGGTGCAAGTTGTTAACAATAATAATGGAGAAAGATTAGAAACATATGTTATTCCTGGCGAGAGAGGTTCTGGTGTAATTTGTTTAAATGGTGCAGCTGCTAGAAAGGCTGAACTTGGAGATGTATTAATTATAATTTCTTATGTTTTAATTGATGATAAAGAAGCTAAAGAAATAAAGCCTAAAATCGTATTTGTTGATGAAAATAACAAGATAAAATAA
- the panC gene encoding pantoate--beta-alanine ligase, whose product MKILKKISEVREYVKARRKEGKSIALVPTMGYLHQGHLTLMKKAKEDNDIVIASIFVNPTQFGPTEDYEDYPRDLERDVNLAKEIGVDIIFAPEVEEIYLKDELTTVTVDSLNERLCGGSRSGHFDGVCTIVSKLFNIVNPDRSYFGQKDAQQVLIIKKMVDDLNFDIKIVTVPIVREEDGLAMSSRNKYLNKEERKAALVLYSSLKLAKKLIVSGERNANFIKEEIISLINQEELAEIDYVKIVKQSNIEEINEIEGEILIALAVYIGQTRLIDNLMLDVEK is encoded by the coding sequence ATGAAAATTTTGAAGAAGATCTCAGAGGTTAGAGAGTATGTCAAAGCGAGAAGAAAAGAAGGTAAAAGTATTGCTTTGGTACCTACTATGGGTTACTTACACCAAGGTCATCTAACTTTGATGAAAAAGGCTAAAGAGGATAATGATATAGTGATTGCTAGTATATTTGTTAACCCAACTCAATTTGGGCCAACAGAAGATTATGAAGATTATCCTAGAGATTTAGAGCGAGATGTTAACTTAGCTAAAGAAATAGGAGTAGATATTATTTTTGCACCAGAGGTTGAAGAGATTTATTTAAAGGATGAGCTTACTACAGTTACGGTAGATTCTTTGAATGAAAGGCTTTGTGGGGGTTCGCGTTCTGGTCATTTTGATGGTGTTTGTACTATAGTTAGTAAATTATTTAATATAGTAAACCCTGACCGATCATATTTTGGACAGAAGGATGCTCAACAGGTTTTGATAATTAAAAAGATGGTAGATGATTTAAACTTTGATATTAAAATAGTAACAGTTCCTATCGTAAGAGAAGAAGACGGGTTGGCAATGAGTTCTCGTAATAAATATTTAAATAAGGAAGAAAGAAAAGCTGCTTTGGTATTATACAGTTCTTTAAAATTAGCAAAGAAATTAATTGTTTCTGGAGAAAGGAACGCTAATTTTATTAAAGAAGAAATAATAAGTTTAATTAATCAGGAAGAGTTAGCTGAAATTGATTATGTTAAAATAGTAAAGCAAAGCAATATAGAAGAGATTAATGAGATTGAAGGTGAAATTTTGATTGCTTTAGCTGTATATATAGGACAGACAAGATTGATTGATAATTTGATGTTAGATGTTGAAAAATAA
- the panB gene encoding 3-methyl-2-oxobutanoate hydroxymethyltransferase, which produces MTNKVTIKMLQQKKDLKEKITMLTAYDYQTAKLIDQTGIDIILVGDSLGMVVLGYEDTLGVTIEDMIHHSKAVTRGIKRAMVVTDLPFMAYKIANISQTVQNAGRIIKESGVTAVKMEGGQEIVEEVKATINAGIPVMGHLGLTPQSVNQFGGFKVQCKEESAAKKLVEDAFALEEAGVFALVLECIPAKLAKEVTEKISIPTIGIGAGKDCDGQVLVTQDMLGILSDFTPRFVRRYADLDNQIKQALKKYKEEVQNGNFPSLDESFI; this is translated from the coding sequence GTGACAAATAAAGTAACGATTAAAATGTTGCAACAAAAGAAAGACTTAAAAGAAAAGATTACAATGTTAACGGCCTATGATTATCAAACTGCTAAGCTAATTGATCAAACAGGTATTGATATTATTTTGGTTGGTGACTCTTTAGGGATGGTTGTCTTAGGATATGAAGATACTCTAGGGGTTACTATTGAAGATATGATTCATCATAGTAAAGCTGTTACTAGAGGAATTAAAAGAGCAATGGTTGTGACAGATTTACCTTTTATGGCTTATAAAATTGCTAATATAAGTCAGACTGTTCAGAATGCTGGACGAATTATTAAAGAAAGTGGAGTAACAGCTGTAAAGATGGAAGGTGGTCAAGAGATAGTAGAAGAGGTTAAAGCTACTATAAATGCTGGAATTCCAGTAATGGGTCATTTGGGGCTAACTCCTCAGTCGGTTAATCAATTTGGTGGATTTAAGGTACAGTGTAAAGAAGAATCAGCAGCTAAAAAGTTAGTCGAAGATGCTTTTGCTTTAGAAGAAGCTGGTGTTTTTGCTCTAGTCTTAGAATGCATACCTGCAAAATTAGCCAAAGAAGTTACTGAAAAAATATCCATTCCTACTATTGGTATTGGTGCTGGTAAGGATTGTGATGGTCAGGTATTAGTTACTCAAGATATGTTAGGAATATTATCAGACTTTACTCCTAGATTTGTTAGAAGATATGCTGATTTAGATAATCAGATCAAGCAAGCTTTAAAAAAGTATAAAGAGGAAGTTCAAAATGGAAACTTTCCTAGCTTAGATGAAAGTTTTATTTAA
- a CDS encoding folate family ECF transporter S component, which produces MKFSVKRIVYLALLVSLGVMLKFFKITIPYLGLSFTGFPMILAGVLFGPISGGIVGGITDILGFILRPTGTFMPYFTLTAILTGLIPGFIVMLLKNNPLKFRHYLLAVGIGQLITSVILIPYFINILFRIPFRVKFYPALVTQLQHVPLYAFVIKVLVNRISSLDIDLELKINSVEDISN; this is translated from the coding sequence ATGAAATTTAGTGTGAAAAGAATTGTTTATTTAGCTTTGTTAGTATCTTTAGGAGTTATGTTAAAATTCTTTAAAATTACTATTCCTTATTTAGGTTTAAGTTTTACTGGGTTTCCAATGATTTTAGCAGGTGTTTTATTTGGACCAATTTCAGGAGGGATTGTAGGTGGGATAACAGATATTTTAGGATTTATTCTTAGACCTACTGGAACTTTTATGCCTTATTTTACTTTAACAGCTATTTTAACTGGATTAATACCTGGGTTTATTGTTATGTTATTGAAGAATAATCCTTTAAAGTTTAGGCATTATTTATTAGCGGTTGGAATAGGGCAATTGATTACATCGGTAATTTTGATACCTTATTTTATTAATATTTTATTTAGAATTCCTTTTAGAGTTAAGTTTTATCCAGCATTAGTTACTCAACTTCAACATGTACCTTTATATGCTTTTGTAATTAAAGTTTTAGTTAATAGAATATCTAGTTTAGATATTGATTTAGAACTTAAGATTAATTCAGTTGAAGATATTAGTAATTAA
- a CDS encoding formate--tetrahydrofolate ligase — translation MAYKSDIEIAQEAKMLHIKEIAAKLGLTEEDIELYGDYKAKIKLETYQRLMEKEEFAKLILTTAINPTPAGEGKSTTTVGLGQALNKIGKNTAIALREPSLGPCMGIKGGAAGGGYSQVVPMEDINLHFTGDIHAIGIAHNLLSATIDNHIKQGNDLNIDPTKVTFKRVVDMNDRALREIVVGLGGTANGQPRQDGYMITVASEVMAILCLAEGILDLKERLGEIVVAYSYDGEKVRARDLKVAGAMAALLKDAIKPNLVQTLENTPAFIHGGPFANIAHGCNSIMATKLALKTSDYVVTEAGFGADLGAEKFFNIKCRFAELAPDAVVLVATARALKLHGGVNKNNLDKEDLGALAAGLENLEKHIENVKKFGVPMVVAINEFPTDTKAELELIGKRCEELGVEVALSQVWAKGGDGGIDLAEKVLDAIEKPSEFKVLYDVETSIEDKITKIATEVYGADKVNFTSQAKKDIVKLVKDGFDKMPICMAKTPASLSDDPSLKGRPRGFEVTVRKINVSAGAGFLVALTGAVMTMPGLPKRPSAENIDIDEAGKITGLF, via the coding sequence ATGGCTTACAAATCAGATATTGAGATTGCACAAGAGGCAAAGATGTTACATATTAAGGAAATAGCTGCAAAGTTAGGATTAACTGAGGAAGATATTGAACTATATGGTGACTATAAAGCGAAGATTAAGTTAGAAACTTATCAGAGATTGATGGAAAAAGAAGAATTTGCTAAGTTAATCTTGACCACAGCAATTAATCCAACTCCAGCAGGAGAAGGAAAATCAACTACTACTGTAGGGTTAGGTCAAGCTTTAAATAAGATAGGTAAGAATACAGCTATTGCATTACGTGAGCCTTCTTTAGGACCGTGTATGGGAATTAAAGGTGGAGCTGCGGGTGGAGGATATTCTCAAGTAGTACCGATGGAAGATATTAATTTACATTTTACTGGTGATATTCATGCAATAGGAATAGCTCATAATTTATTATCAGCAACCATCGATAATCATATTAAACAAGGAAATGATTTGAATATAGATCCAACTAAAGTTACTTTCAAACGTGTAGTAGATATGAATGATCGAGCTTTAAGAGAAATTGTAGTAGGACTTGGTGGAACTGCTAATGGTCAACCTAGACAAGATGGATATATGATTACTGTAGCTTCTGAGGTTATGGCTATCTTATGTTTAGCAGAAGGAATATTAGATTTAAAAGAAAGATTAGGTGAGATAGTTGTAGCTTATAGTTATGATGGTGAGAAAGTAAGGGCTAGAGATTTAAAGGTAGCTGGAGCGATGGCTGCATTATTAAAAGATGCTATTAAGCCAAATTTAGTTCAGACTTTAGAGAATACACCTGCTTTTATTCATGGTGGACCTTTTGCTAATATTGCTCATGGATGTAATAGTATTATGGCAACTAAATTAGCACTTAAAACTTCTGATTATGTAGTAACAGAAGCTGGTTTTGGGGCAGATTTAGGAGCTGAGAAGTTCTTTAATATTAAGTGCCGCTTTGCAGAATTAGCTCCAGATGCTGTTGTATTAGTTGCAACTGCACGTGCTTTGAAATTACATGGAGGAGTAAATAAAAATAACTTAGATAAGGAAGATTTAGGTGCATTAGCAGCAGGCCTTGAAAATTTAGAGAAGCATATTGAGAATGTAAAGAAATTTGGTGTACCAATGGTAGTAGCTATTAATGAGTTCCCAACAGATACAAAAGCTGAATTAGAGTTGATTGGCAAGCGGTGTGAAGAGTTAGGTGTAGAAGTTGCTCTATCTCAAGTTTGGGCTAAAGGTGGAGATGGTGGGATTGATTTAGCTGAGAAAGTATTAGATGCTATAGAAAAGCCATCAGAATTTAAAGTGTTATATGATGTAGAAACTTCTATTGAAGATAAAATTACTAAGATTGCTACTGAAGTTTATGGAGCAGATAAGGTTAATTTTACTTCACAAGCTAAAAAAGATATTGTTAAATTAGTTAAAGATGGATTTGATAAGATGCCAATTTGTATGGCTAAAACACCAGCATCTTTATCAGATGATCCAAGCTTAAAAGGAAGACCTAGAGGGTTTGAAGTAACTGTTAGGAAAATTAATGTATCAGCAGGGGCAGGTTTTTTAGTAGCATTAACTGGAGCTGTAATGACAATGCCTGGATTACCTAAAAGACCTTCTGCTGAAAATATAGATATTGATGAAGCAGGAAAGATTACAGGGTTATTTTAG
- the ftsH gene encoding ATP-dependent zinc metalloprotease FtsH — translation MKKFSKSIGFYLIIIAIGVLIAQYIIAPNQPNEELSYSEFINKVKAGEIKEVTTIGENKIQGKSSSGKSFNIYIPGTMDKVEKILDENDVDIQTRPEPEPPWWTGLFAYLLPTVILIAAWIFIMNKMQGGGNKMMSFGKSKARLHDDEKKRVTFDDVANYEEVKEELVEVVEFLKNPDKFNRLGAKIPKGVLLVGPPGTGKTLMARAVAGEAGVPFFIISGSDFVEMFVGVGASRVRDLFEQGKKNSPCIIFIDELDAVGRQRGAGVGGGHDEREQTLNQLLVEMDGFEPNEGIILMAATNRPDVLDPALLRPGRFDRQVTVDRPDYKGRKGVLEIHVKNKPIADDVDLGVLARRTPGFTGADMENLANEAAILAARRNKDKISMLEFDDAIDRVIAGPQKKSRIISEKEKDIVSYHETGHALLGELLENADPTHKVTIIPRGRAGGFTINLPTEDKSFITKAELLDKVTMLLGGRVAEEVFLDDISTGAQNDLERSTKIIRNMITDYGMSEKLGPLTLGQKHNEQVFLGRDISRSRNYSEDVAASIDQEAKNMVERCYQSARDILSENSDMVEDMVSELKEKETLNRKEIKAIISKYKPDFYDDLEEDYWDLEDKDNSEE, via the coding sequence TTGAAGAAATTTTCAAAAAGTATAGGTTTTTATTTGATAATTATAGCAATAGGTGTTTTAATAGCCCAATATATTATAGCGCCAAATCAACCAAATGAAGAACTTAGTTATAGTGAATTTATAAATAAGGTAAAAGCTGGTGAAATAAAAGAAGTTACAACTATTGGAGAAAATAAAATTCAAGGCAAGTCATCAAGTGGAAAATCTTTCAATATATATATTCCTGGTACTATGGACAAAGTTGAAAAGATTTTAGACGAAAATGATGTGGATATTCAGACAAGGCCTGAACCTGAACCACCTTGGTGGACAGGGCTATTTGCTTATTTACTACCTACAGTTATCTTAATTGCTGCTTGGATCTTTATTATGAATAAGATGCAAGGTGGCGGAAATAAGATGATGTCTTTTGGTAAAAGCAAGGCGAGACTTCATGATGATGAAAAGAAGAGGGTTACTTTTGATGATGTAGCCAATTATGAAGAGGTTAAAGAAGAGTTAGTTGAAGTTGTTGAATTTTTGAAAAATCCTGATAAATTTAATAGATTAGGTGCAAAGATACCTAAAGGTGTATTGTTAGTGGGTCCTCCAGGAACAGGTAAGACTTTAATGGCTAGAGCTGTTGCTGGAGAAGCTGGTGTACCTTTCTTTATTATCAGTGGTTCTGATTTTGTAGAAATGTTTGTGGGTGTAGGTGCTTCTCGTGTTAGAGATCTATTTGAACAAGGGAAGAAGAACTCACCATGTATTATTTTTATTGATGAGTTAGATGCTGTTGGTCGTCAACGTGGTGCTGGTGTAGGTGGAGGTCATGATGAACGTGAACAAACCCTAAACCAATTGCTTGTTGAAATGGATGGTTTTGAGCCAAATGAAGGAATTATTTTAATGGCTGCAACTAATAGACCGGATGTATTAGACCCAGCATTATTAAGACCAGGCCGTTTTGACCGTCAAGTAACTGTTGATCGTCCTGATTATAAAGGTAGAAAAGGTGTTTTAGAAATCCATGTTAAAAATAAACCTATAGCTGATGATGTTGATTTAGGGGTATTAGCCCGTAGAACTCCTGGATTTACTGGAGCTGACATGGAAAACTTAGCTAATGAAGCGGCTATTTTGGCTGCACGAAGAAATAAAGATAAAATTAGTATGTTAGAATTTGATGATGCAATTGATCGTGTTATTGCAGGTCCACAAAAGAAGAGTAGAATAATTAGTGAAAAGGAGAAAGATATTGTTTCTTATCATGAAACAGGGCATGCATTATTAGGAGAACTATTAGAAAATGCTGATCCTACCCATAAAGTAACTATTATTCCTCGTGGTAGAGCTGGTGGATTTACTATTAATCTTCCAACAGAAGATAAAAGCTTTATAACTAAGGCTGAACTATTGGATAAAGTTACTATGTTATTGGGTGGTAGAGTAGCTGAAGAGGTCTTCTTGGATGATATTAGTACTGGAGCTCAAAATGATTTAGAGCGTTCTACTAAGATAATCAGAAATATGATTACTGACTATGGTATGAGTGAGAAGCTTGGTCCATTAACCTTGGGTCAAAAGCATAATGAACAGGTATTTTTAGGTAGAGATATATCGCGTAGTCGTAATTATAGTGAAGATGTAGCTGCATCAATTGATCAAGAAGCTAAAAATATGGTAGAAAGATGCTATCAAAGTGCTAGAGATATCTTATCAGAGAATAGTGATATGGTTGAAGATATGGTTTCTGAATTAAAAGAGAAGGAAACCTTAAATAGAAAAGAGATTAAAGCTATTATTAGTAAATATAAACCGGATTTCTATGATGATCTTGAAGAAGATTACTGGGATTTAGAAGATAAAGATAATAGTGAAGAGTAA
- the hpt gene encoding hypoxanthine phosphoribosyltransferase, producing MLEGMIKEVLIDEKQLKDRIKEMGKTITNHYNEDDEIVMVCILRGGFIFMADLVRQVELPVSCDFMDVTSYEGGTTSTGNVRIIKDLEESIEDKHVLIVEDIIDTGLTLKHVINMLKTRKPKSIKVCTLLDKPERRTEKEVEADWNGFEIPNEFVIGYGLDYDEKYRNIPYIFIPEPELYEG from the coding sequence GTGCTAGAAGGAATGATTAAAGAAGTACTAATTGATGAGAAGCAATTGAAAGATAGAATTAAAGAAATGGGGAAAACAATTACTAATCATTATAATGAAGACGATGAGATTGTGATGGTTTGTATATTAAGAGGTGGATTTATTTTTATGGCTGATTTGGTACGCCAAGTTGAATTGCCTGTTTCTTGTGATTTTATGGATGTTACAAGTTATGAAGGAGGAACTACTAGTACTGGAAATGTTCGAATTATTAAAGATTTAGAGGAGAGTATTGAAGATAAACATGTTTTAATAGTAGAAGATATTATAGATACTGGATTGACTTTAAAGCATGTGATTAATATGTTAAAAACTAGAAAGCCTAAGAGTATTAAAGTCTGTACTTTATTAGATAAACCTGAACGTAGGACAGAAAAAGAAGTAGAGGCAGATTGGAATGGATTTGAAATTCCAAATGAATTTGTAATAGGATATGGATTAGATTATGATGAAAAATATAGAAATATACCATATATTTTCATTCCTGAACCAGAACTTTATGAGGGGTAG
- the tilS gene encoding tRNA lysidine(34) synthetase TilS, with product MCLLTKVEDTINKYKLLNNGDKVLIGVSGGPDSLALLHVLKSLKDKYDLSLHIAHLDHMIRGKESAEDARFVEKIAREWEIPITTKAYDVKSYQQEEGLSPEDAARQVRYEFFFELTEKFNINKIAVGHHANDQAETVVMKFLRGAGLKGLGGIYPRQGKIIRPFIDLTREEVENYCFSHQLNPRIDKSNFEDIYLRNKVRLDLIPSLEKDYNNNLIATLNRTADLLREEEKFLTRYTTKKLEEITLSKVDDKLILDKEELLDLDLAIQRRIIRESYNFLQKDYKDLYYNHVELVLELIKNSETGSQLDLPQDISVRLNYNEIIFAVRADDDIDYFNYKLSIGVKKLHKLGLQINSKVCDKNYSWQETLSNPSIACFDLDKIGEEFYLRQRKDGDRFYPLGMKGSKKLKDFLIDNKISLDKRDQIPIFTTLEGDIFWVGGLRVDNRFKITNETEKILMIETQILKEEL from the coding sequence ATGTGTTTATTAACTAAAGTAGAAGATACTATAAATAAATATAAGCTGTTAAATAATGGAGATAAAGTATTAATAGGGGTATCAGGGGGGCCTGATTCCCTTGCTTTATTACATGTATTAAAAAGTTTGAAGGATAAATATGATTTATCTTTACATATTGCTCATTTAGATCATATGATTAGAGGTAAAGAGTCTGCAGAAGATGCTAGGTTTGTAGAAAAAATAGCACGAGAATGGGAAATTCCCATTACTACCAAAGCCTATGATGTAAAATCATATCAACAAGAAGAGGGTTTATCTCCTGAAGATGCAGCTAGGCAAGTTAGGTATGAGTTTTTTTTTGAATTAACTGAAAAGTTTAATATTAATAAAATAGCTGTCGGACATCATGCTAATGACCAAGCTGAAACCGTAGTTATGAAATTTTTGCGTGGTGCTGGCCTAAAAGGATTGGGTGGAATTTATCCTAGGCAAGGAAAGATTATTAGGCCTTTTATAGATCTGACTAGAGAAGAAGTAGAAAATTATTGTTTTTCCCATCAATTAAACCCAAGAATTGATAAGAGTAACTTTGAAGATATCTACCTTAGAAATAAAGTTAGGTTAGATTTGATTCCGAGCTTAGAAAAGGATTATAATAATAATTTAATAGCTACATTAAATAGAACTGCAGATTTATTAAGAGAAGAAGAGAAGTTTTTAACTAGATATACAACTAAGAAGTTAGAAGAGATTACTTTATCTAAAGTAGATGATAAATTAATTTTAGATAAAGAAGAATTACTAGATTTAGATTTGGCAATACAAAGAAGAATTATAAGAGAGAGTTATAACTTTTTGCAAAAAGATTATAAAGATCTTTATTATAATCATGTGGAGTTAGTTTTAGAATTGATTAAAAACTCTGAAACAGGTAGTCAACTTGATTTGCCACAAGATATTAGTGTAAGATTAAATTATAATGAGATTATTTTTGCAGTTAGAGCTGATGATGATATTGATTATTTTAATTATAAATTAAGCATAGGAGTTAAGAAATTACATAAATTAGGTTTACAGATTAATTCTAAAGTTTGTGATAAAAATTATTCCTGGCAAGAAACCCTTAGTAATCCATCAATTGCTTGTTTTGATCTTGATAAGATAGGAGAAGAATTTTATTTAAGACAACGTAAAGATGGTGATCGTTTTTATCCTTTAGGTATGAAAGGAAGTAAAAAATTAAAGGATTTTTTAATTGATAATAAGATTTCACTTGATAAAAGAGATCAAATTCCTATCTTTACAACTTTAGAAGGTGATATATTTTGGGTAGGGGGATTAAGGGTAGATAATAGATTTAAAATAACAAACGAAACAGAAAAAATTCTAATGATTGAGACTCAAATATTAAAGGAGGAGTTATAG